The DNA region caatatttggcggaaaatagtttttgaacaagttagcatggatttgaattagcgtattcctgaatgtgactattctttatatacatatatgcatggcatAGCAATgcacttgatttagcggaagccaCATTCTGCCAAAAAcactaaatagaatacacagccaaatgtaatgcATTTACAATactcaaataaaaattatgaatatggTTATGTCATCTTACTAATTTTCCGATTACTAGTTTTTGCATCTAGGCACGTCAGAATTTAAGTTCACTTGTACAAAGGGCACTTggattttaaagttaaagtcaATTCCTGTAACCGCTAACTCTTCATGCAAAACAAAATTCCTCATTAGTGTATGGGGATAAAACctgtatgttttttatttattttttttttaaagttggcCTTTTGGTGTTGTATTATGTATAAGTATATATAGATATGAAAAGATACAAATTTTCTACATGATATTCTTTCTTGCAACAAGCTGTACTTTTTTTGTAGAATTGTTGCAGCAATTCCAACAATAAAGTATGCACTGGAAAAAGGAGCTAAATCAGTTGTTTTGATGAGCCACCTGGGTCGTCCTGATGGAAGAAAGGCAGACAAGTATTCTCTTTTACCAGTCAAAGCTGAGCTAGACAAATTGCTTGGAAAGTAAGTGAAGTTTATGGGGTctgaatatcattttacataCTGGGTATTTTGATTTATCTTACTTTAATCTATTGCCAGTATAAAGAAGTGCACAGCATACAAAATATGCTTGTGCATacaaaatatgctgttttatgCGTCTTACACATTTGCTCATTGTGTATGGCTTTTGATTGTCTATATGATTAGCGTACATTTTTACCTCATTCAGGCCTGTGGAGTTTCTCTCTGACTGTGTGGGAGCTGAAGTGGAGGCTAAGTGTGCTGACCCCCCAGCAGGCTCTGTTTTCCTGCTAGAAAATCTTCGCTTCCATTTGGAAGAGGAAGGAAAAGGGGTCAATGAGGCTGGCGAAAAGGTAgtgtttaaaaatatgtgaataTTTAAGGAGGCTCAGTGTTCAGCAAATAAACCATCATGTCTgcctaaaattttaattaccggtaataaaaaaaagccatgaattattattttgtgaagaaaaaatccatattgcttaccttttaaatttgggtatttttctatatttttatgtagaggtcttctttttaaggagatcaatacagtctaaataTGGCCTCAACCATCCAGCCCTTTTATTAGTACTGATACTTAAGTCACTATgactttattttatgatttattcatgATAACCACTAAgactttattttatgatttattcatCATGATCATTTTCACACAACTTGCTTTCATGACTAAGCctttttcatatgaaataaaattttaagaaacatTGATTAACTGGTCTACGGCAAGAAATTTGATGAGGTTCTCCCTAACTTCATAAAATTTCTCACTTGGgattaaaaattggtttacagaaATTGTCAAGGTGTTATAAGGTAGTGGTAAATAAATACATACCGAGGTACATGATTAAACATGTATTGGTATTGTCAAAAAATTGAAAGAGGCTAAGGTagtgtgtatttaatattgttttattcgatctattgtaaatttactttcatTCAGTTTGGTTAGATGTGAGTTTTGAAAATGAGGAAGTCAATTAAGAGAATTGAGGAATGTACCTGATGCTAAATTTTATTACCGTACCTGGTAATTTCATTACAAAAGTTTCTTCATTTTAATCTAAAATTGTCCAAATCctcaatatttttcattcatatttctttaaaaattcagaAGAAAGTTATGGGTACTGGAAATTTTTTTGTGCAAAGAAATAATTGTATCACCAGGTATCACTGTTTGGTatattataaaatgtaaaaaatttcaagcattaaGATCGGCACAGGAATTAATAGTTATCCATTAGGTTGTAAAAACTGAACTACAAAATTACCTATGCGTTTTATGATGCATTTTTCAAGGTTAAAGCATCAAAGGAAGCTGTTGAAGCCTTCCGTCAGTCCCTGTCTAAGCTGGGAGATGTGTATGTTAACGATGCATTCGGAACAGCACACAGAGCTCACAGGTATGATTTTTGTACCAAATGATTTTTCTTCTTGATATCATTGCTTAGACTGTAGGAAAACCCAAATAGCATGGACATAGGGAACCTAAATTTCATGCAGAGTGATAATTATTGGTTGCATTGTCAAGAATATGATAAAGATTCTTTTTGTTAATGGCAATGAAATGTTCATGTTTATagatcatatatttacattttcaactgtctttgtctgtgataacattacgaatcaatttttgggagttgattttaatcaactctcctatgcacttactcgggcaaagcgaaaataaaacagtgtttggacctaagcacaaatcaatacagctgacaacacttagacagccgagcgtttggttgaacaagacaagagttcaatcttgcctggaaccatacaatttctcagaaatatttcgattactgatacttcttgccatgcaaaatcacatatcgttgattttgaataaatgataattgataaaatcaactcccgtcagtacttcagtactttgattaaccCTATAGCCTAATATCTTCATAAAAGATGAATGACACAAAATGGGTGTGTCTTATAGCtaagcataaccgaaaaacggtattggctgcgccgcatAGTAATGCCTAGCTTgtgctacatgaaaaaatagtggttttaaaatgttgctttAAAGAgaacaaattggaaataataaaaatagaagtaataaggaatcattctttgaatattatgaggtgataattttagtGGAAGCATggtcaaatatatcataaaccCCTACcgactttattggatttgaccacgcctcgaccgaaattatcacatcataatatatactcaaagaatgatatcTTATTCCTTAAATTATGCTGTATTACTGGTAGTATTCCTGGCAAATACTTATTAAGAAAATTATGgaagttttatttatgaaaatgaaacttCCTGTTACACCTGTTactgataatacatgtataccattttTGCCCCTATTAGTTCTATGGTTGGATGCCAGCTTGCACAGAGAGCATCAGGATTTCTGTTAAAGAAGGAGTTGTCTTATTTTGCCAAAGCATTGGAAAATCCAGACAGGCCATTTTTAGCCATCTTAGGAGggtaattacatttattttattggaaAGTTCTTGCATACAGGGTGCATGTTTTCACAAAATGCATGCCTCTAAAACTTAAATTATATGCATTGATCCTAACTTACATTCAAGAGTATGCAAAGATTATGGcaattcatttatttgataGGGCCAAGGTTGCAGACAAAATCCAACTGATTGAGAATATGTTGGACAAAGTGAATGAAATGATTATTGGAGGTGGTATGGCCTTCACCTTCTTGAAAGTATTGAACAACATGAAGGTAAGAAACTTTGAACAGAAATCTCATTCCTTGTTGTAATATATGTATGTCATATTCCTATAAAAGAAGACAATAACATTTCATGTTAAAATGAATGAAGTCATACAAAATTGAGAAGAAATGTTAATATATTATTAGTGAATCGGTGTATTTCATCAAGTAATATAAATAACCTTTTTTATTCTACACGTTAGATCTATACCTTACTGCTTTTAGAACTCCTGGTTTTGAACTTTTTGGATTCcatcattttctttatattcctatCTTTTAAAGATTGGAAACTCTCTCTATGACGAGGAAGGGTCAAAGATCATCAAAAATCTGATGGACAAGGCAGCTAAGAACAATGTAACAATTACTCTCCCCTCGGACTTTGTAACCGGTGATAAATTCGCTGAGGATGCCACCGTTGGATCTGCCACAGTAGAAACAGGAATTCCTGATGGATGCATGGTGAGACggtgaaaaattgaaattaagaaTTGCCTTCTTTGTCTGCGAATTACTCATCAAGCAAGATAATTTGTCATTTTTCcagatgaaaatttgaataatctgggtgttttttaatttgatgacTTAATTCTTGTGTGAATACAATTACCGTACTTATTTTGTGCTTCATTTAATAGGGCTTGGATGTAGGCCCCCAGTCCATTGCCAAGTTTGCAGAGGTTGTTGGCAGAGCCAAGACTATTGTTTGGAATGGGtaataaatgttttagataaTTTTGCATAAAGAAACCTTTGACTACCAGTATGTCTAATACATAGAATGAATATTTGTCATATGATaggcatttttaatacatgcacTTAGCATCTTAACCTGATATTTCTAAAATCACCCTAACCTGACAACCATAGTACCGAGTTCATGTATAACTTCTTTCTTCTAGACCTCCAGGTGTGTTTGAGTTTGAGAATTTCAAGAAGGGAACAGTGGCTCTGATGGATGCTGTTGTAGCAGCGACACAAAGGGGTGCAACCACTATCAttggtatgaaaaaaaatatcattctaACTTAATTTGTAAGATGTCTAAAGCTTTGTTACAATATGGACctgaaaatgtacaaaaaacttTCTTTTAAGGTGGAGGTGATACGGCAACATGTGCAGCCAAGTTTGGAACAGAAGACAAAGTCAGCCATGTTTCTACAGGAGGTGGAGCCAGTTTAGAACTGTTAGAGGGTAAGTCCTCTGGTCTGTCTTATATAGTCTGATGCTTGTTTTCTGCTGCTGTAAGCTGCTTTAGTATGGGCCAATAGACTATCTTTGTTGCGAGTACAAAGCACATGCACATTCATTGATGAAAATGGGAGATAAAAACCTTTTCATACACTTTTGtgcagttgaaattgatatttttaaatattaagaatCCTATATCTTTGAATGCATATTATCTAAATCAGTGTAAGAACTTTCTTAAAATGGTGTTTGCAACATTGTGaatcagtaatacatgtaccaacttTTTTAGAACAATGTTCATTTGAAACAAATTCTGggttaaaaaaagataatttcttaaaatgttattttgctATAAGTGATTAAATTTTTCCAAGCATTTTGATGCTTAAAGATTGGGGAGTGCACAAAAcagatattgtttaaatgttatttaGGTAATCAAAAGGTGTTTAATTGTAAGTGCAAAAATTTCACATTTCAGACTAATAGTGAGAATTAAAACTGGTTCCATAATAAATCTGATCTTTTTTTCCACAGGTAAGACACTTCCTGGTGTTGCAGCATTATCAGACGCTGCCTAGAAGGAGAAAAACAAATTCAGGTGATTTAAGGAGAGGATCTAAGAATATTGGTGCAGGAGACTCTAATAGCAGCCATTATCAAAAGATTTTGATTAGATTATGGTCATTAATATGTATCTGTATTTATAGATTactttaaacacatttttttcaccAAAAAGAAACCTGGTATGTTAATATGTTGTATAATGTAATGAATAGATGGCTTATAAATAAAGTAACTCCAGTAATTATGTGTACAAGAGACGCGGGTTGTTCAGTTATATTGTCAGTTGTTATTAAGTTCTCCAGTCATGTACATGTtgcataatttttgtttaagtgGCATATGTAACTCTGTGGTCTTTGTAATGTTGTTTAACAAGGGTTTTCTACTGATTTTTTGCCTAttgttgaaattttgaaatttgaagaaGTACTCTGCTTGCAGTCGACATGATATTTTACTTGTATCATATGCATATTGGTAAATTGATACTTTAATTGTTTACTGTTATTTAGCCATTAATGCTTCTTATGTGCTTGCTCTGTTTTGTTATTAAAAGTGAAACTGATCCAATACATTCTGcattgatttcaatttaaacagcattgatgtaaacaaaactgTCATGATTGATCCCAGATTCCTCTGATGCTTATGTCAATCCTTTTCTTTATGTGGACCTTTAAAGGGCGATATGTTGGAAAAAAAGGGGGGCAAAAGAATTGGAGGAGTCTTCATGTTTACGGCCATCTAgcattgaaaattaaaagtcAGATTCTCAGATAGATTACAGTGGATACGTCACTTTAGTATTTCGCTGTAGGGCAAGGCCATTAGTCAAAATCGTTTCAAACCCaaggatgaatttaaaaaaacttcggTACAATTCGGAAGTAACTGTTCCAAGGGTTGAACTGTGACAATGAATCTACATGTAGCTTGTTTTGTCTAAGACCTGTAAATTCATAATGGTCTTGATTATTTtatcattgtgaaaaaaatagtgaaaaagaatgtTATCTTAAAAATCTTGAAATTAAAGGTTCTAGTGTGAAAACCATTTAGGTTTCGAAATTTTCTGTcacaaatatatttgaatataattttgaGGTCAAAAGAGATTTAAAATGGTGGTGggtttctgaaaagaaaaaagtgCCAAAAGATTACATTGAAAATGCACGATAAGAGTTTATTACCGTTATATACGGTATTCTTGTATCGGCTTTGGTCTATTTACTGCATGTtgcacacaatttttttttctcactaaGTCTTggcattagtacatgtatattaatttattagatTAAACCAATATGGAAAtgatctggatttttttttttaagaatctaTCTGTGAATTACAAAGACAAACAGCATTTGATTACATTTATGTGTTTAGATGGGATTACAAAAGTAGTTTAGTGAAATATTTAATTGTGGGAGGTTATAAAACTCAATCTAACAATAGTTTGTCCCTTTTTTTGGTGGCCTACAAAAGGTTCCTTGGCACAAAGGTTCAAACATGATCCTTTAGTAATGTATCTTGTAtaaattgaacaaatttaaaaaatacagttatATCTGAGATTCTTATGTTGTCTGTTCGTCAGCGGGGATTCTTAATGTTGTCCACTCTTCAGCAAAAttggattaaaattttaattggcAATTACATGTTTTTCTCCCTTTCCGAGAGAAGAtatgttgttttggtttttcatCCAAATTTTGTCTGGGCCCTGAATAAAACAACTTTGAGATTAGAACATGAAACTAAGAACACAGAAAGTTGACTTCACGAAAAGGTACACtgcataaaaatatttgatcttGAACCAAATTTACAATCTCAAGGTCAAGTTATAAAATCATAATGTTCCAAATCATAACTTTTAAATTCTTTGACACATAGACTTTAAACTTAATTCAGAGAAAGTCGACATGATTTGGAGATGCACTTCATGAAAATGTTGACCTTGACCCAAATCTACCTTCGGAAGgtcaaattttgattattctTAATCTTTTCCATTCAAATATTGTTTGGACCATAAGTTAGATACCCGTTGACCCTTGGAACATAGCATAAGattcttttatcatacagtatGTAAACTTGAACTAAAAAAAACTCCTGTCAAAAAttgttgaccttgacctattatTTTCACTTCAATGTCAAATATGGATATATGTATCTACCAGAATGAATGATCTTCACTTATTTTGAATCTCCAGGACAatcatcatttgaaaaataaggCCAATTCATATCATAGGAATCCTTTAAAATAAAGACCTTAAACTTATTCtatataaagatgaaataaaacattcctGAAcagtacaaaaattattttaccatgacattttcaatgtcaaaagataaaaaaaaattgttttggctTAACCTGAATACATTAGTATGACATTAGACTAGCTAACATaccttttaacattttgaatatgTCCATTGAAACAAATCGGCATTGAGGGAGAGACGTtggtttttggtttgtttggtttttgggtgggtttttttttgccttttgttgttgttttttgggttttttttttttggttttttttttttgggggggggggggggttataagGAAAAAAAGACACAAAAACAACCACTatagttattttgtaaaattcttgTACACACTATTATACAGTGTtctaataatagtaataatacatCTTCTGTCTTTATTACGTGTTGATAAGCATGATCGACTCTGGCTGTCTTGCATGTTGAAACCTTTTCTGTCCGCCCTTCAAAGGGTTGATACGTATCGGTATCTCCATTTTCCCGGTATTTTCCTATATCCCAGCGAATAAAATGCCGTAACTTTGAAAAAACATCATAGtgggttttcttttctttctttttttgtttggcggggggggggggggggtcacaatttttatataaagtgtTTCTAATAGGATAAACAACATAGTTAGGAAGATAAAAGCACAATTTTAAGGATGTTGGATGATCAACAAATTGCCCATGTTATCtatcttaaaatgaataagattttat from Crassostrea angulata isolate pt1a10 chromosome 7, ASM2561291v2, whole genome shotgun sequence includes:
- the LOC128156802 gene encoding phosphoglycerate kinase 1-like, whose amino-acid sequence is MALNKLAIDQIDVSGKRVLMRVDFNVPLKEGKITNNQRIVAAIPTIKYALEKGAKSVVLMSHLGRPDGRKADKYSLLPVKAELDKLLGKPVEFLSDCVGAEVEAKCADPPAGSVFLLENLRFHLEEEGKGVNEAGEKVKASKEAVEAFRQSLSKLGDVYVNDAFGTAHRAHSSMVGCQLAQRASGFLLKKELSYFAKALENPDRPFLAILGGAKVADKIQLIENMLDKVNEMIIGGGMAFTFLKVLNNMKIGNSLYDEEGSKIIKNLMDKAAKNNVTITLPSDFVTGDKFAEDATVGSATVETGIPDGCMGLDVGPQSIAKFAEVVGRAKTIVWNGPPGVFEFENFKKGTVALMDAVVAATQRGATTIIGGGDTATCAAKFGTEDKVSHVSTGGGASLELLEGKTLPGVAALSDAA